From a region of the Ammospiza nelsoni isolate bAmmNel1 chromosome 24, bAmmNel1.pri, whole genome shotgun sequence genome:
- the TTC12 gene encoding tetratricopeptide repeat protein 12: protein MLRDKDTEADFQRFLRRVDDVTNLLQGLKSPDSAEQEKAIAETEKRLREQGAGREEEEEEEEEEECRTTVNRTLINPSVRAFPSEIKAGLSPDGFLAALEKDAKERAQRRRRNEKLANALKEQGNEAFRAGDFALAIQRYSEGLEKLRDKQELYTNRAQAYLKLHEYEKAISDCEWALKCNKNCLKAYFLMGKAHLALQHFSECRQCYEKMLQIDPQKENLFKECVEEARLEEQRLREEQRAQRELQAGSVAALSIQELLQRITSPGHDLPYYTGAISLLAGAVTARSGQTFFRTNNGFSILSSEAVRGAFCAESKSPAEEELCVSLLLLWQAACAGNEENQRVLLAQAEVGAQLPELLSRGTAQIQRETLALISLCSEHEGGRRLLGRQDLSRWLQILMAFVKCTDARAESAMNILSDLSGEERFQAQCRATFSTAVSPLFTQLLVSARQVPWAALARALAALGRLCADVGLRAQLAQSRECWQAGLELLAGCPDASPGYQHCVFALLGLMMNLLLESNGTIQDFAVPISGRCLALLSHQDGRIVTRATGVLSRVLPASPSAVQEVVRAGVVKKMLKFLKAGGQLTSSYAIKTLSVCTKSSRRAQEELLKGDKRFQVLLGLLHSADELTVGNAAFCLSQCLLLPGAASSLLGSGVVQLLLRHAGGDAARSSVQQNSAIALGRLCVAEPRHMHQLRKLNGLAILNSSMKYVQSS from the exons ATGCTGCGTGACAAGGACACCGAGGCGGATTTCCAGCGCTTCCTGCGCCGCGTGGACGATGTCA CCAATTTGCTGCAAGGGCTGAAGTCCCCGGACTcggcagagcaggaaaaagccATCGCTGAGACAGAGAAAAGGCTCCGAGAGCAAGGGGccggcagggaggaggaggaggaggaggaggaggaggaggagtgcaggACCACGGTGAACAGAACGCTCATCAACCCTTCTGTAAGGGCTTTTCCCTCTGAAATTAAAGCTGGGCTCAGTCCAG ATGGCTTCCTGGCAGCTTTGGAGAAGGATGCCAAGGAACgagcccagaggaggaggaggaatgagaAGCTGGCAAACG ccctgaAGGAGCAGGGCAACGAAGCCTTCAGGGCAGGAGACTTTGCCCTGGCCATCCAGAGGTACTCAGAGGggctggagaagctgagggacaaGCAGGAGCTCTACACTAACAGGGCCCAG gcCTACCTGAAGCTCCATGAGTATGAGAAAGCCATCAGTGACTGTGAGTGGGCATTAAAG TGCAATAAGAACTGCCTTAAAGCCTATTTCCTCATGGGGAAGGCtcacctggccctgcagcacttCTCTGAG tgcaggcagTGCTATGAGAAGATGCTGCAGATTGATCCCCAGAAGGAAAACCTCTTTAAAG AGTGCGTGgaggaggccaggctggaggagcagaggctgagggaggagcagagggcacagagggagctccaggctggcagtgtggctgctctgtccatccaggagctgctgcagaggatcACCAGCCCTGGCCACGACCTGCCCTACTACACAGGGGCCATCAgcctgctggcaggagctgtcacCGCCC GCTCTGGGCAGACGTTCTTCAGGACAAACAATGGCTTCAGTATCCTGAGCAGCGAGGCTGTCAGAGG GGCCTTCTGTGCAGAGAGCAAAagccctgctgaggaggagCTCTGCGTTTCCCTTCTGCTCCTGTGGcaagctgcctgtgctggcaatG AGGAGAACCAGCGTGTGCTGCTGGCCCAGGCCGAGGTGGGtgcccagctgccagagctgctctcccgTGGCACTGCCCAGATCCAGAGGGAGACCCTGGCCCTGatctccctctgctctgagcacGAGGGCGGCCGCaggctgctgggcaggcaggaccTGAGCAG ATGGCTGCAGATTTTGATGGCATTTGTCAAGTGCACTGATGCAAGGGCTGAGAGTGCCATGAACATCCTGTCTGACTTAAGTGGGGAGGAAAG GTTCCAAGCCCAGTGTCGGGCCACGTTCTCCACGGCTGTTTCACCTTTATTCACACAGCTGCTG GTGAGTGCCAGGCaggtgccctgggcagccctggcccgTGCCCTGGCCGCGCTGGGCAGGCTCTGTGCAGATGTTGGGCTgcgggcacagctggctcagagcagggagtgctGGCAGGCcggcctggagctgctg gctgggtgcCCCGATGCCAGCCCTGGGTACCAGCACTGCGTGTttgcactgctggggctgatgATGAACCTGCTGCTGGAATCCAATGGCACCATCCAG GACTTTGCTGTGCCCATCAGTGGCAggtgcctggctctgctcagccaccAGGACGGAAGGATTGTCACA AGAGCCACAGGAGTGCTGAGCCGTGTCCTGCCTGCGTCTCCCTCAGCGGTGCAGGAGGTGGTGAGAGCAGGAGTGGTGAAGAAAATGCTCAAATTCTTGAAA GCTGGGGGACAGCTCACATCCAGCTATGCCATAAAGACCCTTTCTGTCTGCaccaagagcagcaggagagctcaGGAAGAGCTGCTGAAGGGGGATAAAA GgttccaggtgctgctggggctgctgcactCCGCGGATGAGCTGACTGTGGGCAATGCAGCTTTCTGCCTCAgccagtgcctgctgctgcccggggctgcctcgtccctgctgggctctggggtggtgcagctgctgctcaggcacgCTGGGGGTGACGCTGCCAGGAGCTCCGTGCAGCAGAACTCGGCCATcgccctgggcaggctctgcGTGGCTGAGCCGAG gcacatgcaccagCTGAGGAAGCTCAATGGCCTGGCCATCCTGAACTCCTCCATGAAATacgtgcagagcagctga
- the ANKK1 gene encoding ankyrin repeat and protein kinase domain-containing protein 1, with protein sequence MGTERGGLGSLTVFSKEDFEDEWLRVASGGFGHVYQVKHRRWRTVYAVKCSPYLLHDSSMDRTSMNCLMEEASKMEKIKFQHIVTIYGVCNSPLGIVMEYMARGSLERILPTHRMSWQLKFRVIHEMGLAMNFLHSMSPPLLHLDLKPGNVLLDGNMHVKISDFGLSKWMEQSSRMQYIESSALRGTLSYIPPEMFLQNSKPPGIKYDVYSFGIVIWEVLMQKKPYTGANMMAIIVKVAAGKRPGLELVRDDWPGECHQMVDLMKRCWDQDPKQRPSFADIPVETDVLLALIQSLVQDPENERLVRKMSHKPAISRSQQGDKEEFTFPRDTRSGGKDAQEVPVPPPHGDAGTPEELCPEELGRVQENGLTPLHLQVLQGHAAKVRSLLGRGAGANVTAGGGCTPLLLAVQRRLPDICALLIEHGADVDAADEDGWGPLHFAAQHGDDRTARLLLDHRARADAQERDGWTPLHLAAQNNFENVARVLLSRQADPNAQEVDGKTALHVAAGFGHVGLVKLLASQGADLERKQKNLRTPLHVAVERGKFRVVQYLLKNGISVNSLDQNHYSALHLAVARGKYLICEKLIKYGANVELRTDKGWTPLHLASFKGHIEIIRLLKGSRARLDAKGGMDWTPLHLATRYGDEPVVSELLRCGADPNTAERSRWAPLHFAVLRGSFLSVINLLECRADVNARNKVGRTPLHLAVLKGNMAIVKTLLKAGALLDVEDITGCTALQLAVRHQRENIITLLQGKEASGSKAGSRTLNEVKMPRLIPGRTDL encoded by the exons atgggcacGGAGCGGGGCGGGCTGGGCAGCCTGACCGTGTTCAGCAAGGAGGATTTCGAGGATGAGTGGCTGCGAGTGGCCAGCGGGGGCTTTGGCCACGTGTACCAGGTGAAGCACAGGAGGTGGAGGACGGTCTATGCCGTGAAGTGCTCCCCGTACCTGCTGCACGACTCCAGCATGGACAG gaccAGCATGAACTGTCTAATGGAGGAGGCCAGCAAGATGGAGAAAATCAAATTCCAGCACATTGTCACCATCTACGGGGTGTGCAACAGCCCCCTGGGGATAGTGATGGAATACATGGCCAGGGGCTCCTTGGAGAGAATCCTCCCCACCCACAGGATGTCCTGGCAGCTGAAATTCAGGGTGATCCATGAGATGGGCTTGGCCATGAATTTCCTGCACAGCATGAgccctcccctgctgcacctGGATCTGAAGCCAGGGAATGTCCTCCTGGATGGGAACATGCACGTCAAG ATCTCCGACTTCGGGCTGTCCAAGTGGATGGAGCAGTCCAGCAGGATGCAGTACATCgagagctcagctctgaggGGCACCCTGAGCTACATCCCCCCCGAAATGTTCCTGCAGAACAGCAAGCCCCCAGGGATCAAGTACGATGTGTACAG CTTCGGCATCGTCATCTGGGAGGTGCTCATGCAGAAAAAGCCTTACACAG GGGCCAACATGATGGCCATCATCGTGAAGGTGGCGGCAGGGAAGAGGCCGGGGCTGGAGCTCGTCAGGGACGACTGGCCCGGGGAGTGCCACCAGATGGTGGACCTGATGAAGAGGTGCTGGGACCAGGACCCCAAGCAAAGGCCCAGCTTTGCAG atATCCCTGTGGAGACCGACGTGCTGCTGGCTCTGATCCAGAGCCTGGTGCAGGACCCGGAGAACGAGCGCCTGGTCAGGAAGATGTCCCACAAACCGGCCAtctccaggagccagcag GGTGACAAAGAGGAGTTCACCTTCCCCCGAGACACCAGGAGTGGGG GAAAGGACGCCCAGGAGGTTCCTGTCCCACCTCCACACGGGGATGCTGGcaccccagaggagctgtgccccgaggagctgggcagggtgcAGGAGAACGGCCTGACCCCGCTgcacctgcaggtgctgcagggccACGCGGCCAAGGTGCGCTCGCTGCTgggccgcggggccggcgccAATGTCACGGCGGGCGGCGGCTGCACCCCGCTGCTGCTGGCCGTGCAGCGCCGGCTCCCCGACATCTGCGCCCTCCTCATCGAGCACGGCGCCGACGTGGACGCGGCAGATGAGGACGGCTGGGGCCCGCTGCACTTCGCGGCCCAGCACGGCGACGACCGCACGGCGCGGCTGCTGCTGGACCACCGGGCCCGCGCCGACGCCCAGGAGCGCGACGGGTGGACCCCGCTGCACCTGGCGGCCCAGAACAACTTCGAGAACGTGGCGCGGGTGCTGCTGTCCCGCCAGGCCGACCCCAACGCGCAGGAGGTGGACGGCAAGACCGCCCTGCACGTGGCCGCGGGCTTCGGGCACGTGGGCCTGGTTAAGCTGCTGGCCAGCCAAGGGGCCGACCTGGAGAGGAAGCAGAAGAACCTCAGGACGCCGCTGCACGTGGCCGTGGAGAGGGGCAAGTTCAGGGTGGTGCAGTACCTGCTGAAGAACGGCATCTCCGTCAACAGCCTGGACCAGAACCACTACAGCGCCCTGCACCTGGCCGTGGCCAGGGGCAAGTACCTGATCTGCGAGAAACTCATCAAGTACGGGGCCAACGTGGAGCTGAGGACGGACAAAGGCTGGACCCCCCTGCACCTGGCCTCCTTCAAGGGGCACATTGAGATCATCCGGCTGCTGAAGGGCAGCCGCGCCCGGCTGGACGCCAAGGGCGGCATGGACTGGACGCCGCTGCACCTGGCCACGCGCTACGGGGACGAGCCCGTGGTCAGCGAGCTGCTGCGCTGTGGGGCCGACCCCAACACGGCCGAGAGGTCCCGCTGGGCCCCCCTGCACTTCGCCGTGCTCAGGGGCTCCTTCCTCAGCGTCATCAACCTCCTGGAGTGCCGCGCCGACGTCAACGCCAGGAACAAGGTGGGCCGGACCCCGCTGCACCTGGCCGTGCTCAAGGGCAACATGGCCATCGTCAAGACGCTGCTGAAGGCGGGGGCCCTGCTGGACGTGGAGGACATCACGGGGTGCACGGCCCTGCAGCTGGCCGTGAGGCACCAGCGGGAGAACATCAtcaccctgctgcagggcaaGGAGGCCTCGGGGAGCAAAGCTGGGAGCAGGACTCTGAACGAGGTGAAGATGCCCAGGCTTATCCCAGGAAGGACAGATCTGTAA